The genomic window TTCTACCAACTACACTTTTACCGTAGTCAATATTTTTTTGTTCTTGCAAAATGATTTGTAATTCACCTTTATATTGACCATAATTATTATTACAGATGACAACGTCACCTTTTCTAAGAATCTCAGGAGTGCTGTGAGCAATAAAATCTTCAGATTTATATTTTACTCTTGATTGAGTTGATCTAACACTGTAATCATTAGTGTCACCACGTCTAAAGTGTGGATTATTAAATAAAATAGTATTTTCTATTTCAGTGTTATTTTTAATTGAATCTTTTTCTAATCTAAAACTAATAATTGGATTTTGATCTACTTTTGATAAAAGTTTTAATTCTTCTTCAGAAGCAAAAGAGTTTCCAATGATCGTATCATCAATTAAACCTGTAGCTCTATAGAACTTATATTGAGAATCAATTCTCATATTTCTTAATATTTCAAGTGAAACTAACCCATGTGATAATACTCATGGCCCAACTTTGGCTGAATGTGAAGTTATAAATGCTGCAGTTTTTATATTATTATCTTTGAATTTTTGAGTTATTCTTTTGAAAAAATCAAGAGAAAGTCCCGTGTAGGCTTGTGGATAGAAATTATGTGATGCAATTAACTTTTCTTTATTTGGATTGTATGAAAGGATGTTATCAAAGTATTTATTGTCATTGGAAATATTAATTTCTATCATTAAGTTTTGTGGATTAAAGGTCATATCAGCTTCTTTTTTACCATCAAAACCCATGTCTAAACGAATTCCATCGGCTTTAAGTTCACTAAAGAAGGTTAGATCATCATATGAAGCACCAAATTGATCGAATACTCTTGGATTTACGTCTAAGATTATTGTAAAACCAAGTTTGTGTGCATATTCATTTATTTCACTGAAGATTTTGATTGTTTGATCTTTATTAGTTGTAGCAGAAAGAAGACAAGAGAAAATTCTCTTAAAACCATATTTGTGAGCTAATTCAAGGTAATTGAATATCTCATTTTTGTCTTGTTTTTCAGGGTAAATTGAAATTCCAAGCATTATTTTTTACCTTTCTTTTCTTTTGTGTCGTACTTAGTTCAACCAGCTGCTTTTTTAGCTTTTTCAATACGTAATTTTCTTCAAATATCTCAACGATTTAGAAAAATACATACACTAAAACCCATAAGTAAGCATGTTGGATAACCAGCACTGTATAAAATTATTTCACCATTAATGTTTTCGATCACCATAGGTGTTGCAATTAGTAGTAGAACAATAAATGGAAGTGGAACTATAATTCAAGAAGATATTTTTTTAATTCATTTTAATTCTCAAGTGTAAAAACCTATAAAGTAACCAATAACAGCAGTTAGCATTAAGGTTATAGTTAGTCAAAATTCGCTCATTATGCAAATTTTACTTTATTTTTTTCTTAAATATACTTCTTGAATTAATTTCTTTTCTTACTTGTTCACGAATTAATTCTTCATTATATTCAACTTTATCTTTTTTAGCTTGTTCGATTCTTTCTTGAGTTTCTTGTTCAATTTCTTCTCTAACCATTTTTCTGTCATATGCTTTAGCGAATGGGAATCAAACTAAAGCACTAATAAACATTAATACAAATGTAAATAAACAAGCTTGTCAACTAAGACCTGTTGAAAGAAGAGCTCCAACTGGTGTAGGAAGTGTTCAACCAGCAGTTTGGGTAGCAACTGGAATGATATTAAGTGACATACAGATAAATGTAATTGTTCCAAGTGCAATTGGAGAAAGAATAGCTGGAAGAGCTAAGTATGGGTTAAGAACTAATGGGTAACCAAAGATAATTGGTTCGTTAATATTACATAAACCTGGAATAATTGATGGATATGTAATAGCTCTAATGTATTTAGATTTTGCAAAAAGAAGCATTACTAAAACTAATCCGAATGTAGCTCCAGCTCCACCGATTCATACGAATCATTGGAAGAATGGTTCAGTAATTATAGTTCCACCATCTTTAGCAAATAATTGTGTAACTTTTAAACTTTCAAGTAATTGAGTGTTTTCTGCAATCGCAACTAATCAGAATGGTCTAGCAAGTGCACCAACAACTGATACACCATG from Mycoplasma anserisalpingitidis includes these protein-coding regions:
- a CDS encoding DUF871 domain-containing protein, producing the protein MLGISIYPEKQDKNEIFNYLELAHKYGFKRIFSCLLSATTNKDQTIKIFSEINEYAHKLGFTIILDVNPRVFDQFGASYDDLTFFSELKADGIRLDMGFDGKKEADMTFNPQNLMIEINISNDNKYFDNILSYNPNKEKLIASHNFYPQAYTGLSLDFFKRITQKFKDNNIKTAAFITSHSAKVGPWVLSHGLVSLEILRNMRIDSQYKFYRATGLIDDTIIGNSFASEEELKLLSKVDQNPIISFRLEKDSIKNNTEIENTILFNNPHFRRGDTNDYSVRSTQSRVKYKSEDFIAHSTPEILRKGDVVICNNNYGQYKGELQIILQEQKNIDYGKSVVGRIVEEEIILLDYLKPLERFTFEK